One Ostrinia nubilalis chromosome 6, ilOstNubi1.1, whole genome shotgun sequence genomic region harbors:
- the LOC135072615 gene encoding lipase member I-like, with amino-acid sequence MFYSVLEQRTKMFKEFLCFFAVLAFIEATPLDALARNAGASNTYTLYTKNNRLTGVLVSGLLSATSGFEAGRLTVILVHDHEGSRTDEFNDLVKYEILEHNDVNVVVVDWSTYASYNYNAAYIAVPSVAEYLYSFIVMNLSSLPFGNLHLIGFGLGAHICGMAARPFGGEVARITGLDPSGSGWGTNSPRLSKSDAIYVEVIHTDGSGLSPIGIGTALGDADFFVNGGGNQPGCLTHRCSHNRGYEIMAASMDNNIEGRLCSSTLQNTLNLCRGVTLAVGTNTLQKRGNGIYRANTKRYYPFV; translated from the exons ATGTTTTATTCCGTGTTGGAACAACGAACAAAGATGTTTAAGGAATTTCTGTGCTTCTTTGCCGTTTTGG CATTCATTGAAGCGACTCCACTGGACGCTCTCGCCCGAAATGCTGGTGCTAGCAACAcgtacaccctgtatacaaa GAACAACAGACTTACAGGTGTACTAGTGTCCGGCTTACTATCTGCCACCTCAGGATTTGAAGCCGGCCGGCTAACCGTGATTCTCGTCCACGACCACGAAGGCAGCCGCACAGACGAATTCAATGACCTTGTAAAATACG AAATCCTCGAACATAACGACGTAAACGTCGTTGTAGTAGACTGGTCTACTTATGCCAGTTATAATTACAATGCTGCCTACATCGCTGTGCCAAGTGTCGCCGAGTACCTATACAGTTTTATCGTCATGAATTTAAGCAGCCTGCCTTTCGGTAACCTCCATCTGATTGGGTTTGGACTTGGCGCGCATATTTGTGGCATGGCTGCTCGTCCTTTTGGAGGAGAGGTCGCCAGAATAACAG GTCTCGACCCTTCTGGATCAGGCTGGGGTACAAACAGCCCGCGCTTATCAAAAAGTGACGCGATTTATGTAGAAGTTATCCACACTGATGGCAGTGGCTTGTCACCGATCGGCATCGGCACAGCTTTGGGAGACGCGGACTTCTTCGTCAACGGCGGGGGCAACCAGCCCGGCTGTCTGACCCACAG GTGCAGCCACAACCGAGGATACGAAATTATGGCGGCAAGCATGGACAACAATATCGAAGGCCGCCTATGCAGCTCCACGCTGCAAAACACCTTGAACCTCTGCCGGGGAGTGACACTTGCAGTGGGAACCAATACGCTCCAGAAACGAGG GAACGGCATCTATCGTGCCAACACTAAAAGATATTACCCATTTGTCTAA
- the LOC135072963 gene encoding putative nuclease HARBI1, with protein sequence MNAINAIVHLANNADPARRRKLYRQRSNPFDLRDLNFKIKYRFNKDTVRTIIDLVEDDLVQSARGGGTCPELQVLVAIRCWGRREVQDDAGDLHGLSQPTVSRICARVAHAIANKANSFIKMPITIGEQERISAKFRAIKNFPGVIGAIDCTHIKIKKTGGDMAQYYINRKGYYSLNVQVVCDADLKIMDIVARWRGSTHDSRIFMESNIKQRFEDRQFRGRLIGDSGYPLLPYLFTPILRPSRPEEEAYNNAHISTRNTVERCFGVWKQRFQCLLHGLPVSLQNGKAVIIALAVLHNIAIDMNDTLLEQHMEQVPVTPQLSTENSVHDNRPSLLRRRSQLILQNFINQHF encoded by the exons atgaatgctataaatgcaattgtgcatttagccaataatgccgacccagcgcgacgtagaaagctctaccgccaacgaagcaacccattcgatttgcgggacctaaattttaaaataaaatataggttcaataaggacacagtgcgcaccatcatagatttggtggaagatgatctggttcagagcgctagaggtggtggcacgtgtcctgaactgcaagttttagtggccataagatgttggggacgtcgtgag gtacaagatgatgctggtgacctccatggcctaagtcagccgacagtgagccggatatgcgccagagtcgcgcatgcaatcgcgaataaggcaaattccttcatcaaaatgcctatcactataggagagcaggaaagaattagtgccaaatttagagcaattaaaaattttcctggggtgataggagccatagattgcacccacattaaaattaaaaaaaccggaggtgacatggcccagtactatattaatagaaaaggctattattccctgaatgttcag gttgtctgtgatgctgacctcaaaataatggatatagtggctagatggcgaggcagtacacatgacagtcgaatttttatggagagcaatataaaacaacgatttgaggataggcagtttagaggacgccttattggcgattcgggctaccctcttctgccatatctatttacacctattttaaggcctagtcgtccagaagaagaagcatacaataatgctcacatctcaactaggaacactgttgaaaggtgttttggggtgtggaagcagcggttccaatgcctactccatggcttaccagtaagcctccaaaatggaaaagctgtgatcatagcattggctgtattacataatatagccattgatatgaatgacacattgttag aacaacatatggagcaggtccctgtaactccgcaactttcgacggagaacagtgttcacgacaaccgaccttcattgttgaggcgtaggtcgcagttgatactacaaaattttataaatcaacatttttga
- the LOC135072964 gene encoding fatty acyl-CoA reductase 1-like, whose amino-acid sequence MSANTMETDEQFTYNSPIVNFYSGKSVFVTGATGFLGTVLVEKLLFSCKGINNIYILIKQTEDLTIEARILNYLNSKAFHRVKNTNPELMKKIIPICGNLEDKNLGISDSDMKTLLEEVSIVFHVAAKLLFKMSLTAAVNINTKPTEQLIAICKKMRRNPIFIYVSSAYSNVNEQIIDEKVYNTGVPLETIYDTLDTENTRITDIFLDKRPNTYTYSKALAEVVVEKEFNESAAIVRPSIIVSSIREPIPGWLSGSHGFPRVVGAACKGLLLRWHGDGTVVCDLIPVDHVANLIIAAAWESNERRLMGNKGVKVYNCCSSLRNPIDVITVVKTCIKYRKYFGTRTMSIFTPRFIMKKNYFIYKLLYFTYHTIPAAIIDGFFWLTGRTPIMLKTLDKLSKISSVLEYFTHHQFIFLDSNVRGLLRRMEGTDRQTFNFDVTEIEWEPYLQNFVRGIANNYDYSM is encoded by the exons ATGTCAGCAAATACCATGGAAACTGATGAACAATTTACTTATAATTCACCAATTGTGAATTTTTACTCTGGAAAATCTGTTTTTGTTACTGGAGCTACAGGATTTCTGGGGACG GTTTTAGTCGAGAAACTGCTGTTCTCTTGCAAaggaataaataatatttacattttgataaaGCAGACAGAAGACCTGACCATTGAAGCgaggattttaaattatttgaattcgAAG GCTTTTCATAGAGTGAAAAATACAAACCCAGAGTTGATGAAAAAAATTATACCGATATGTGGGAATTTGGAAGATAAAAATCTTGGTATCAGCGACAGCGACATGAAAACGCTTCTAGAGGAG gtatcCATCGTTTTTCATGTAGCtgcaaaattgttatttaaaatgAGCTTGACTGCAGCAGTCAATATAAATACCAAACCCACTGAACAGCTCATAGCGATTTGCAAAAAAATGCGGCGTAATCCC ATTTTCATCTATGTCTCTAGCGCATACAGTAATGTAAATGAACAAATAATCGATGAAAAAGTGTACAACACTGGAGTACCTTTGGAAACTATTTATGATACGCTGGATACAGAAAATACACGAATAacggatatttttttag aTAAAAGACCAAATACGTATACCTATTCAAAAGCTCTTGCAGAAGTAGTAGTTGAAAAAGAATTTAATGAATCAGCAGCCATTGTTCGGCCTtcgataa TTGTGTCTTCGATTCGGGAACCCATACCGGGATGGTTGAGCGGTTCGCACGGATTCCCTAGGGTAGTAGGAGCAGCATGCAAGGGGCTCCTCTTGCGGTGGCATGGGGACGGTACAGTTGTCTGCGACCTTATACCTGTAGACCACGTTGCGAACCTCATCATTGCAGCAGCATGGGAATCCAATGAAAGACG gtTAATGGGCAACAAAGGAGTCAAGGTATATAACTGTTGTTCAAGCCTACGGAACCCAATAGACGTGATCACCGTAGTTAAAACTTGCATAAAATACAGGAAATATTTTGGAA CTCGCACCATGTCCATATTTACCCCACGATTTATTATGAAAAAGAATTACTTTATCTACAAATTGTTGTACTTCACCTACCACACAATACCGGCAGCTATAATAGACGGCTTCTTCTGGCTCACTGGACGGACTCCAAT AATGCTGAAGACCCTGGACAAACTCAGCAAAATCTCTTCTGTCCTGGAGTACTTCACGCACCACCAATTTATATTCCTGGATAGCAACGTCAGAGGACTTCTCAGAAGGATGGAGGGCACAGACAGACAAACGTTTAATTTTGATGTCACTGAAATTGAGTGGGAGCCGTATCTACAAAACTTTGTGCGCGGCATCGCAAATAATTACGACTATAGTATGTAA